A single Musa acuminata AAA Group cultivar baxijiao chromosome BXJ2-1, Cavendish_Baxijiao_AAA, whole genome shotgun sequence DNA region contains:
- the LOC135599077 gene encoding uncharacterized acetyltransferase At3g50280-like has translation MHPTSSSLPINAFPRFPRFSVIPPPPHRRSTSSICSVQAAMSPISLSSSLVCSAALSISNPIHSSPVALGGAVTILSKCRVFPDCKSTIGDLPLSVSDLPMLSCHYIQKGLFFPRPPVPVASLLPLLTSCLARVLSLFPALAGRLSTRPDGRIFISCDDSGAEFYHAAAPSLTLPLLLPDSADVPAAVKLLFPLDGALSYHGHFLPISNFQLTELADGALFLGAVVNHAVVDGTSLWNFFNAWAEICRGGIPASPDLRRNYFGDSKAVLRFPSGAGPEVTFQMDAPLRERIFRFSREAIFDLKSRANRQSPKLVDDGNALAGIHEEQIPDGESEALAAVVKEDEISSFQSLCALVWRSVTGARKRLAMEATTTFRMAVNCRHRVVPPVAANYFGNAIQSIPTKALVGDIVGRDLSWTTGLLHGSVVAHGNETVRRGVTEWEAAPRCFPLGNPDGAGITMGSSHRFPVYEGNNFGWGNPVAVRSGRANKFDGKMSAFPGRDGEGSVDLEMCLAPETMAALLLDEDFMSYVSVENLTI, from the coding sequence ATGCATCCGACCTCCTCTTCTCTCCCTATAAATGCCTTCCCCCGGTTCCCACGCTTCTCCGTCATCCCTCCACCTCCCCACCGACGGAGCACTAGTAGCATCTGCAGTGTACAAGCAGCCATGTCTCCCatatctctctcttcttctctcgTATGCTCTGCTGCCCTCTCCATTTCCAATCCTATCCACTCTTCTCCTGTGGCTCTGGGCGGCGCCGTCACCATCCTATCCAAGTGCAGAGTGTTCCCTGACTGCAAGTCCACCATCGGCGACCTACCGCTCTCCGTTTCCGACCTTCCCATGCTGTCGTGCCACTACATCCAGAAGGGCCTTTTCTTCCCCAGACCGCCAGTTCCTGTAGCTTCTCTTCTTCCGCTCCTCACTTCGTGTCTTGCCCGCGTGCTCTCCCTCTTTCCCGCCCTCGCGGGCCGCCTCTCCACCCGCCCCGACGGCCGCATCTTCATCTCCTGCGACGACTCCGGTGCCGAATTCTACCATGCCGCCGCCCCCTCCCTTACACTccctcttctcctacccgactcCGCCGACGTCCCCGCCGCTGTCAAGTTGCTCTTCCCCCTTGACGGCGCCCTCAGCTACCACGGTCACTTCCTGCCGATCTCCAACTTCCAGCTCACTGAGCTCGCTGATGGTGCTCTTTTCCTCGGAGCGGTCGTCAACCACGCCGTCGTCGATGGCACTTCCTTGTGGAACTTCTTCAACGCCTGGGCTGAGATATGTCGTGGCGGCATCCCCGCGTCGCCGGACCTCCGCCGTAACTACTTCGGTGACTCAAAGGCTGTGCTACGATTCCCAAGCGGAGCCGGGCCCGAGGTGACGTTTCAGATGGACGCGCCGCTTCGAGAGAGGATCTTTCGCTTCAGCCGCGAGGCAATTTTCGACCTAAAATCGAGGGCCAATCGCCAGAGTCCCAAGCTCGTTGACGATGGCAACGCCCTGGCTGGAATACATGAGGAACAGATCCCGGACGGAGAGTCAGAGGCGTTGGCGGCGGTGGTGAAGGAGGACGAGATCTCGTCATTCCAATCCCTCTGTGCTCTGGTCTGGCGGTCCGTGACAGGAGCTCGAAAGCGGCTGGCCATGGAAGCGACAACGACCTTTCGGATGGCAGTGAACTGCCGGCATCGGGTGGTGCCACCAGTGGCAGCGAATTACTTCGGGAATGCGATCCAGAGCATCCCGACCAAGGCGTTGGTGGGGGATATCGTGGGGAGGGACCTTTCCTGGACCACCGGGCTGTTGCACGGTAGTGTGGTGGCGCACGGAAACGAGACGGTGCGGCGGGGCGTGACGGAGTGGGAAGCAGCTCCGAGGTGCTTCCCGCTGGGTAACCCGGACGGTGCCGGGATCACTATGGGCAGCTCACACCGGTTCCCCGTGTACGAGGGGAACAACTTCGGCTGGGGGAACCCGGTCGCGGTGCGGAGCGGCCGGGCCAACAAGTTCGACGGGAAGATGTCGGCGTTCCCAGGGAGGGATGGGGAAGGGAGCGTGGACCTGGAGATGTGCCTGGCGCCAGAGACGATGGCGGCGCTCCTCCTGGACGAGGACTTCATGAGCTACGTCTCAGTAGAAAACCTGACGATATGA
- the LOC103973429 gene encoding uncharacterized protein LOC103973429: MASLSMAFGAAVAGGRVFAATAEAKGAGSSGEEKGLLDWILGGLQKEDQLLETDPILKKVGEKNGGGSRSTATGSRKSSTSVSVPSKKKSGGFGGLGGLFAKK, encoded by the coding sequence ATGGCATCATTGAGCATGGCGTTCGGCGCGGCGGTCGCGGGCGGGCGGGTGTTTGCAGCGACAGCAGAGGCCAAGGGCGCCGGAAGCAGCGGGGAGGAGAAAGGGCTGTTGGACTGGATACTGGGAGGGTTGCAGAAGGAGGACCAACTGCTGGAGACGGACCCCATTCTTAAGAAGGTGGGGGAGAAGAACGGCGGCGGCAGCCGCAGCACCGCCACCGGGTCCAGAAAGTCGTCCACCTCCGTCTCCGTTCCCAGCAAGAAGAAATCCGGCGGCTTCGGTGGCCTTGGCGGCCTCTTCGCTAAGAAATGA